The DNA region ATATTAAGCTGGTTAATTACGCTAGGGATCAGAAAAAATATAGTCAAGATTAACAAGGCTATGATTATCCCAAAGACAATAATAATAGCCAATGCACTCGGAATTCTTTTATGAATAAGGTATATATAAAGCGGATCGAAAAAATAGGCTAACATTAAGGCAGTACCAAAATATATAAATAATAATTGTAGTTTGCTTAACACATAAAACAGAATCACA from Candidatus Atribacteria bacterium includes:
- a CDS encoding AI-2E family transporter, which encodes MEFVKDKRLNFIISMAIGLVILFYVLSKLQLLFIYFGTALMLAYFFDPLYIYLIHKRIPSALAIIIVFGIIIALLILTIFFLIPSVINQLN